From Quercus lobata isolate SW786 chromosome 1, ValleyOak3.0 Primary Assembly, whole genome shotgun sequence, one genomic window encodes:
- the LOC115993270 gene encoding aspartic proteinase nepenthesin-2-like → MVELSKARALHFQSMNFANVINSTKQGIKVLRPMVHNFGSFYVANIEVGTPPYSELLAVDTGSDETWVQGEGCHICFPLIVGNFKYQESMTYNYVHCDHPICVPRICQENKCILDRRYFDVSHTTGYLSGTTITLLVPNAYNIVRNAIVRYLRAYNWSPMANTGMMYDLCYNVQPTKYQPFPLAIKFLGAKLEIGSHKLFKSVYENVYCLTIIPTSEQRVNILGAIHRINYRFLFDVGTSEMFFVPELCQFN, encoded by the exons ATGGTTGAACTTTCTAAAGCTCGAGCCCTTCATTTTCAATCCATGAATTTTGCAAATGTGATCAACTCTACAAAGCAAGGCATTAAAGTACTACGTCCAATGGTGCACAATTTTGGAAGTTTCTATGTAGCTAACATTGAAGTTGGCACACCACCATACTCTGAACTATTGGCTGTGGATACTGGTTCCGATGAAACATGGGTTCAAGGTGAAGGATGCCATATATGTTTCCCCCTAATTGTTGGAAATTTCAAGTACCAAGAGTCCATGACATATAATTATGTGCATTGTGATCATCCCATTTGTGTTCCTAGAATATGTCAAGAGAACAAATGCATTTTAGATCGTCGCTATTTTGATGTTAGTCACACTACGGGTTATCTATCAG GAACTACAATTACTTTACTTGTTCCTAATGCATATAACATTGTCAGAAATGCAATAGTTAGATACTTACGGGCATATAACTGGAGTCCTATGGCGAATACTGGCATGATGTATGACCTTTGCTATAATGTCCAACCAACTAAATATCAACCATTTCCATTAGCAATTAAATTTCTCGGAGCAAAACTTGAGATTGGTTCTCATAAACTCTTCAAATCAGTTTATGAGAATGTGTATTGCTTGACGATCATTCCTACTTCTGAACAAAGGGTAAATATTTTAGGGGCAATTCATCGGATAAATTATCGATTCTTATTTGATGTTGGAACAAGTGAAATGTTTTTTGTCCCAGAGCTCTGTCAATTTAATTAG